A stretch of the Streptosporangium sp. NBC_01755 genome encodes the following:
- a CDS encoding ATP-binding protein has translation MLSAEHAEELRRALVALEAVVALRLEERCAYAIRTSDPRQAGQALLGRPLGLPGTEGIPGTGAYAGDGPLATLVRQCPLSAAEALTVVAAVAPEIDEKFAVYYSLLSDRPGVAHLTGEVVRTLTARTFPGRLAASELLGPHGRLRGMRLIEMDAVDAGPLVGQVRPHRDLVALLTGGTRAEPELSAGFPATRLQTAHTMADLIVSAEARRQLTAALDRIRHAGRVLDDWGFARRHDGVRGTLILFHGPPGTGKSMAAAVLARTAGRPAYRVDLAALVSKYIGETEKNLAGVFDRAEEEDCILVFDEADAVFGRRTEVSDARDRYANQEVSYLLQRVERHRGVVILTTNLLGNLDSAFARRIDLQVEFPAPGVAERLALWRAVLPAALPVADGVDFAGLAERYALTGAEIRDAALDAAYLAAANGQVVTAGYLVSGIRAAFAKSGRTPPPGKG, from the coding sequence ATGCTGTCCGCCGAGCACGCCGAAGAGCTGCGCCGGGCACTGGTGGCGCTGGAGGCCGTGGTGGCGCTCCGCCTGGAGGAGCGGTGCGCGTACGCCATCCGCACCTCCGATCCGCGCCAGGCCGGGCAGGCGCTGCTCGGCCGGCCGCTCGGGCTACCCGGTACAGAGGGCATTCCCGGGACCGGCGCCTACGCCGGAGACGGGCCGCTCGCCACGTTGGTCAGACAGTGCCCGCTCAGTGCGGCCGAGGCACTGACCGTGGTGGCCGCGGTGGCGCCGGAGATCGACGAGAAGTTCGCCGTGTACTACAGCCTGCTGAGCGACAGGCCGGGTGTGGCGCATCTGACCGGCGAGGTGGTGCGCACTCTTACCGCGCGCACGTTCCCCGGTCGGCTCGCGGCCAGTGAACTGCTCGGACCACACGGCCGGCTGCGAGGCATGCGGCTGATCGAAATGGACGCGGTGGACGCGGGGCCGCTCGTCGGGCAGGTGCGGCCGCATCGCGACCTCGTCGCTCTGCTCACCGGTGGCACCCGCGCCGAGCCCGAGCTGTCGGCGGGCTTTCCCGCGACCCGGTTGCAAACCGCGCACACCATGGCCGACCTCATCGTCTCGGCCGAGGCGCGTCGGCAGCTGACCGCCGCGCTCGACCGCATCCGGCATGCGGGGCGGGTGCTGGACGACTGGGGGTTCGCCCGGCGCCACGACGGCGTGCGCGGCACGCTCATCCTCTTCCACGGACCGCCGGGAACCGGCAAGTCGATGGCCGCCGCCGTCCTCGCCCGTACGGCCGGGCGCCCCGCCTACCGGGTGGACCTCGCAGCCCTGGTCAGCAAGTACATCGGTGAGACCGAGAAGAACCTCGCCGGGGTGTTCGACCGGGCCGAGGAGGAGGACTGCATCCTCGTCTTCGACGAGGCGGATGCGGTGTTCGGCCGCCGCACCGAGGTGTCGGACGCCCGGGATCGCTATGCCAACCAGGAGGTGAGCTATCTTCTGCAGCGCGTCGAGCGGCATCGCGGAGTGGTGATCCTCACCACCAATCTTCTCGGCAACCTGGACAGCGCGTTCGCCCGGCGAATCGATCTCCAGGTGGAGTTCCCCGCCCCCGGCGTCGCCGAGCGGCTGGCCCTGTGGCGGGCCGTGCTGCCGGCCGCGCTGCCGGTCGCCGACGGCGTCGACTTCGCCGGTCTCGCCGAGCGTTACGCTCTGACCGGCGCGGAGATCCGGGACGCGGCGCTCGACGCCGCCTACCTCGCCGCCGCCAACGGACAGGTGGTCACGGCCGGATACCTCGTGAGCGGTATTCGCGCGGCCTTCGCCAAGAGCGGTCGCACCCCGCCGCCCGGAAAAGGCTGA
- a CDS encoding contractile injection system tape measure protein, whose translation MTIELGRVRVRCHVTFEDQTRALRIRTRLARLAAERLPAALERALGSLAADHAGGEPVRVDRLVVPLAFDPEHYDDETVAILWADRIRLALAARLAAQPSPVGPDPARRPGGITTDAPFTEAGPTTPPAVAEVLARLVRLTPQALILLARSLVAEPEGLARLRAVLGPVDRTAVLTALAAVRDPAAGTAPPEGPAPRPDVTGPRPGGRPEPGLASAGAPVEEPASSAPATWTTAWRAAAARPGATGDADRSAELVATDLRRLTERGPTTAEPQPSRVGGLVLLYPWLAEYLNDAVAARPDLAAADARRMALAMLSDPEDTGELVADPLVTCLAGAADHHRAATAPGSLSDGGESWVLGAFAGALAGFEGSTPDFIRAQFIVRPAWLVREPGGDVAVLLTRMPLDPVLTRLPYPLGLVRLPWTPAIHIRFAET comes from the coding sequence ATGACGATCGAGCTGGGACGGGTTCGCGTTCGCTGCCACGTGACGTTCGAGGATCAGACACGGGCGCTGCGAATACGGACCCGTCTCGCCCGGCTCGCCGCCGAGCGGCTGCCCGCCGCGCTGGAGCGGGCGCTCGGATCTCTCGCGGCCGACCACGCGGGCGGCGAACCGGTACGTGTCGACCGTCTGGTCGTGCCGCTCGCCTTCGACCCCGAACACTATGACGACGAGACCGTGGCCATCCTCTGGGCAGACCGGATCCGACTCGCGCTGGCCGCCCGCCTGGCTGCTCAGCCCTCGCCGGTCGGGCCGGATCCTGCCCGCCGGCCCGGGGGCATCACCACGGACGCCCCGTTCACCGAGGCTGGGCCCACGACGCCGCCGGCCGTCGCGGAGGTGCTCGCACGGCTCGTCCGGCTGACCCCGCAGGCGCTCATTCTGCTGGCCCGGTCGCTGGTCGCGGAGCCCGAGGGGCTTGCCCGGCTGCGGGCCGTCCTGGGCCCGGTGGATCGCACCGCTGTACTCACGGCGCTCGCCGCCGTTCGGGACCCGGCCGCCGGGACGGCGCCGCCCGAGGGCCCGGCTCCCCGGCCCGATGTCACCGGACCACGACCCGGCGGCCGGCCGGAGCCGGGCCTCGCCTCGGCGGGCGCGCCCGTGGAGGAGCCGGCTTCCTCGGCACCGGCCACATGGACGACGGCCTGGCGGGCCGCGGCCGCCAGGCCCGGTGCCACGGGCGACGCGGACCGGTCTGCCGAACTGGTCGCCACCGATCTGCGCCGCCTCACCGAGAGGGGGCCCACCACCGCGGAGCCGCAGCCTTCCCGGGTCGGCGGGCTCGTGCTGCTGTACCCGTGGCTGGCCGAGTACCTGAACGACGCCGTCGCCGCCCGCCCGGACCTGGCCGCGGCGGACGCGCGACGGATGGCGCTGGCAATGTTGTCCGATCCGGAGGACACCGGCGAACTCGTCGCCGACCCGCTCGTCACCTGCCTCGCCGGTGCCGCCGATCACCATAGGGCGGCGACGGCGCCCGGGAGCCTTTCAGACGGTGGGGAATCGTGGGTGCTGGGCGCGTTCGCGGGGGCGCTGGCCGGGTTCGAGGGATCGACTCCGGACTTCATCCGGGCGCAGTTCATCGTCCGGCCGGCGTGGCTAGTCCGCGAGCCCGGCGGTGATGTCGCCGTCCTGCTGACCCGGATGCCGCTCGATCCCGTCCTGACGCGGCTGCCGTACCCGCTCGGCCTGGTGCGGCTGCCGTGGACGCCCGCCATCCACATCCGGTTCGCGGAGACGTGA
- a CDS encoding methyl-accepting chemotaxis protein has product MAEARYPVFAAGQTLTKDDLNRLRDFLDGKDRLVARLIGFGIDCGLSGKVVGSDLRIAPGLAIDQAGNGLLLDTPFTVAAGTAARDETFDFIDPAPGGVTPVLVITDTVEEASQCEKNGCEGHASTGVRRAEVVLVAGRLIVGAVDFSTELLLKEIPLTITLGGSVQGDFIHLRDAILDRLVAVGVVLPPEVMSRLSGLQIPDTVLPAIRMYRAAFLNQVFFAALDLLRCRSLHAATCLRDATRPGVALGWLHVTAGSPVWDCRYRHDFEPSEGLVTALFGGGCDDPCELLRNRFEALVRSYAEPAVPAPADPPSTPPAWGDFHICRKTNKVVASRNLYRGIPTDCFDWVHPPERLPPGWKDIYVQESPYRKPFEPPVPPQPDVLYAIDPVDFAEAGVISLLPAVGALAEGTRAVLKDVISGQHVTPDVRVLTLAEAAALPGFAPQSSVSLGDTIVLVRDNQNKIVATGRVTNQQVLKSTGADVAGAREAAGTALGAAREARTVATAADARVGEFATQITGVSADVMELGGKVTGFLAEVGGLHGRINAFGTSVAAVNARIDGIAVRADELSGVVSRTADEVRGRMDTFAERITLAESMTGRLGRDMEGALNTASRVDGRIDELYKIRLSGKEQGLAPERDVNAGLVDFFGVMRRSVESVATTRRRPAVREELARGDEALSLLVARAGQEEPLVVSDRAAIATLVRSLVGATAQAGLPDEAMAEIRGAAETLLGRLGEGGR; this is encoded by the coding sequence ATGGCAGAAGCGCGCTACCCGGTGTTCGCGGCCGGACAGACCCTCACGAAGGACGACCTCAACCGGCTGCGGGACTTCCTCGACGGCAAGGATCGCCTCGTCGCCAGGCTGATCGGGTTCGGCATCGACTGCGGCCTGTCGGGTAAGGTCGTCGGCAGTGACCTGCGGATCGCCCCGGGGCTCGCGATCGACCAGGCCGGCAACGGCCTGTTGCTGGACACCCCGTTCACGGTCGCCGCGGGGACCGCGGCTCGGGACGAGACGTTCGACTTCATCGATCCGGCGCCCGGCGGGGTCACTCCGGTGTTGGTGATCACCGACACGGTGGAGGAGGCGTCGCAGTGCGAGAAGAACGGCTGCGAGGGGCACGCCTCGACCGGTGTACGGCGGGCCGAGGTCGTTCTCGTCGCCGGGCGGCTGATCGTCGGAGCCGTCGACTTCTCCACTGAACTGCTGCTGAAAGAGATCCCGCTCACCATCACTCTCGGCGGGAGCGTGCAGGGCGACTTCATCCACCTGCGCGACGCGATCCTCGACCGGCTGGTGGCCGTAGGCGTGGTCCTCCCTCCCGAGGTCATGTCGCGCCTGTCAGGGCTCCAGATCCCGGACACGGTCCTGCCGGCCATTCGGATGTACCGGGCGGCTTTCCTGAACCAGGTCTTCTTCGCCGCGCTCGACCTGCTCCGCTGCCGATCCCTGCACGCGGCCACGTGCCTGCGCGACGCCACGCGGCCCGGCGTCGCGCTCGGCTGGCTGCATGTCACGGCCGGCAGTCCGGTGTGGGACTGCCGGTACCGGCATGACTTCGAGCCGTCCGAGGGCCTGGTGACGGCGTTGTTCGGCGGCGGCTGCGACGATCCGTGCGAGTTGCTCAGGAACCGCTTCGAAGCGCTGGTGCGCAGCTACGCCGAGCCGGCCGTCCCCGCCCCCGCCGACCCGCCGTCGACGCCGCCGGCCTGGGGCGACTTCCACATTTGCCGGAAGACGAACAAGGTCGTCGCGTCGCGCAACCTGTACCGCGGCATCCCCACCGACTGCTTCGACTGGGTGCACCCGCCCGAGAGGCTTCCGCCGGGCTGGAAAGACATCTACGTCCAGGAGTCGCCGTACAGGAAGCCCTTCGAACCGCCGGTCCCGCCGCAGCCCGACGTGCTGTACGCGATCGACCCGGTCGACTTCGCCGAAGCGGGTGTGATCTCGCTGCTCCCGGCTGTCGGCGCCCTCGCCGAGGGTACGCGGGCCGTTCTCAAAGACGTCATCTCCGGCCAGCACGTCACCCCCGATGTGCGGGTGCTGACCCTGGCGGAGGCGGCTGCCCTTCCCGGCTTCGCCCCCCAGTCGTCCGTCAGCCTCGGAGACACGATCGTGCTGGTCCGGGACAACCAGAACAAGATCGTCGCGACCGGCCGGGTCACGAACCAGCAGGTGCTGAAGAGCACGGGAGCCGATGTCGCCGGGGCCAGGGAAGCGGCGGGCACAGCCCTCGGCGCCGCGCGGGAGGCCCGCACGGTGGCCACGGCGGCCGATGCCAGGGTCGGAGAGTTCGCCACGCAGATCACCGGGGTGTCCGCCGACGTGATGGAACTGGGCGGTAAGGTGACCGGCTTCCTGGCCGAGGTCGGTGGCCTGCACGGGAGGATCAACGCGTTCGGGACGTCCGTCGCGGCGGTGAACGCTCGTATCGACGGGATCGCGGTGCGGGCGGACGAGCTGTCCGGTGTCGTCTCGCGTACCGCCGATGAGGTGCGGGGGCGGATGGACACGTTCGCGGAGCGGATCACCCTGGCCGAGAGCATGACGGGGCGGCTGGGGCGCGATATGGAGGGGGCGCTGAACACGGCCTCACGTGTTGACGGCCGTATCGACGAGCTGTACAAGATCCGGCTTTCCGGCAAAGAGCAGGGGCTGGCGCCTGAGCGGGACGTCAACGCGGGGCTGGTCGACTTCTTCGGGGTCATGCGCCGGTCGGTGGAGTCCGTGGCGACCACCCGGCGCCGGCCCGCGGTAAGGGAGGAGCTGGCCCGGGGGGACGAGGCGCTGAGCCTCCTCGTCGCCCGGGCAGGGCAGGAGGAGCCACTGGTGGTGAGCGACCGCGCGGCGATAGCGACGCTGGTGCGCTCGCTGGTCGGCGCGACGGCCCAGGCGGGGCTCCCGGACGAGGCGATGGCCGAGATCCGCGGCGCCGCGGAGACCCTGCTCGGCCGGCTCGGAGAGGGGGGCCGATGA
- a CDS encoding baseplate J/gp47 family protein, translating to MTAAIPPRPYRPDQRTYEEIVAELARSAAAAATVPEPPYSGAASETWASMLFAGDVLADPAEPSQALLAIAAELQQGLGGHLARLPDRARLAWLADTLGIPRRPMEPDEVVAVVSLPSVSSQARPSGAASRGVVLPGGTELRGGRTAAGPERTYLTTDTLTVHGAGLLAVHGTYAEAGLDTAANWADAATPFAPFGGDPAGHHFDVVTDAITFSGGGTATVTLTFPGRDATRLAGLHWQWSTPGGLADAVPGAVTCAGSQVRLTLTGGCGPMDVAGEPRTFLRASFRGDTPRHVAYTFETGEIRVTLERSGVRPQGGFYGDGEVDVSREFQPFGPAPRRGDSFYLRCDEAFGKPLDSLTLSFTLVDEATHSMYTVDYWAPYQKWFGGWLKSQRLTLTEFVYDPPKPHLLWQRHTAGSWSTFFTGSPELYGVHTAAVGAGNAPLSDPGTIAGVAGHFVRLFLSGGDFGWEDYMARVAGFAEAVANGDAVGAGTLIAPTPPTISSVVIGYRTAPVTVTDLRTRNGHATWRFTLPAQVLRPFKQPLDTSGGAVGTVAFGFTVPRPSPGSGFSWYVRLSQAPSCASAGRAHDAVWEYWTTDAAWRRLPVLDGTAGLRQSGLIRFVMPRDWDEGCPDESADTGRWVRLRTTTPGFVGELVVVRVDAVTARYRSDLPAAALDSTPLTPLAAGELKGLRTPSPGVKVTNPDPGTPGRATEDDAAYTLRAAAVVRHRNRAVQPWDYESLVATEFPEVATVRCLPHTGPDGCAEPGAVGLVVVPYSTDRLPYPSVTLAARIADRLAGVLSAHARLSVLCPRYEPIRVHAEIRLRSGVAAAEAAESLAAVLDARLHPGGRGSADFGRAFYPSSLVVFLEERPEVDHVEEFRLLPPHDGAARVSVDPCRGLIASGGDHELVLSEALT from the coding sequence ATGACGGCCGCCATCCCTCCTCGCCCTTACCGGCCGGACCAGCGGACCTACGAAGAGATCGTCGCGGAACTCGCCCGCTCGGCCGCCGCGGCGGCGACCGTCCCCGAGCCGCCGTACAGTGGCGCGGCCTCGGAGACCTGGGCGAGCATGCTCTTCGCCGGGGACGTGCTCGCGGATCCCGCCGAGCCGTCCCAGGCCCTGCTCGCGATCGCGGCGGAGCTCCAACAGGGGCTGGGCGGGCATCTGGCGCGGCTGCCCGACCGGGCGCGGCTGGCCTGGCTCGCGGACACGCTGGGCATCCCGCGGCGCCCGATGGAGCCGGATGAGGTGGTCGCCGTCGTCAGCCTTCCCTCCGTGTCCTCACAAGCCCGCCCGTCCGGCGCCGCGTCGCGCGGCGTCGTGCTACCGGGCGGAACCGAGCTGCGCGGCGGCAGGACCGCCGCCGGCCCGGAACGCACCTACCTGACGACCGACACCCTCACCGTGCACGGCGCCGGCCTCCTCGCCGTGCACGGCACGTATGCCGAGGCGGGCCTGGACACGGCCGCGAACTGGGCCGATGCGGCCACCCCGTTCGCGCCGTTCGGCGGTGACCCGGCCGGACACCACTTCGACGTCGTGACCGACGCGATCACCTTCAGCGGCGGCGGAACCGCCACCGTGACGCTGACCTTCCCGGGGAGGGACGCGACCAGGCTGGCGGGGCTGCACTGGCAGTGGTCCACCCCCGGAGGGCTCGCCGACGCCGTCCCCGGCGCGGTCACCTGCGCCGGATCCCAGGTGCGGCTGACCCTGACCGGCGGCTGCGGGCCCATGGACGTGGCCGGGGAACCGCGTACGTTCCTGCGCGCGTCCTTCCGCGGCGACACCCCGCGCCACGTGGCGTACACGTTCGAGACAGGTGAGATCCGGGTCACCCTGGAACGGTCCGGTGTCCGGCCGCAAGGGGGGTTCTACGGCGACGGGGAGGTCGACGTCAGCCGCGAGTTCCAGCCGTTCGGTCCCGCACCTCGGCGCGGTGACAGCTTCTACCTACGCTGCGACGAGGCGTTCGGCAAGCCCTTGGACAGTCTCACGCTGAGCTTCACGCTGGTGGACGAGGCCACCCATTCGATGTACACGGTCGACTATTGGGCGCCGTACCAGAAATGGTTCGGCGGCTGGCTGAAGTCGCAGAGGCTCACGCTCACGGAGTTCGTCTATGACCCGCCGAAGCCGCACCTGCTCTGGCAGCGGCACACGGCCGGTTCGTGGAGCACGTTCTTCACCGGGTCCCCCGAACTGTACGGCGTTCACACGGCCGCGGTCGGCGCCGGGAACGCGCCGCTGTCGGACCCGGGGACGATCGCCGGGGTGGCCGGCCACTTCGTCCGGCTGTTCCTTTCCGGCGGCGACTTCGGATGGGAGGACTACATGGCCCGGGTGGCCGGTTTCGCCGAGGCGGTCGCCAACGGCGATGCGGTCGGCGCGGGCACGCTCATCGCGCCCACTCCGCCCACGATCTCGTCGGTGGTGATCGGGTACCGCACCGCGCCGGTCACCGTGACCGACCTGCGGACCCGGAACGGGCATGCCACCTGGCGGTTCACACTGCCCGCTCAGGTCCTGCGGCCGTTCAAGCAGCCCCTGGACACCAGCGGCGGCGCGGTCGGCACGGTGGCCTTCGGCTTCACAGTCCCGCGGCCGAGTCCGGGCTCCGGCTTCTCGTGGTACGTGCGGCTCAGCCAGGCGCCCTCGTGCGCCTCGGCCGGGCGGGCGCACGACGCGGTCTGGGAGTACTGGACGACAGACGCGGCGTGGCGTCGGCTGCCAGTCCTGGACGGTACGGCGGGGCTGCGCCAGAGCGGGCTCATCCGGTTCGTGATGCCACGTGACTGGGACGAGGGCTGTCCCGACGAGTCCGCCGACACCGGGCGCTGGGTGCGGCTGCGCACCACCACCCCCGGATTCGTCGGCGAGCTGGTCGTGGTGCGGGTGGACGCGGTGACCGCGCGATATCGCTCCGACCTGCCCGCCGCCGCGCTGGACAGCACGCCGCTGACCCCCCTGGCCGCGGGCGAGCTCAAAGGGCTGCGCACTCCGTCGCCCGGCGTCAAGGTGACCAACCCGGACCCGGGGACCCCCGGCCGGGCCACCGAGGACGACGCGGCCTATACGCTGCGCGCCGCCGCGGTGGTGCGGCACCGTAACCGCGCCGTCCAACCGTGGGATTACGAGTCCCTGGTGGCCACGGAGTTCCCCGAGGTCGCCACCGTACGCTGCCTGCCGCACACCGGGCCGGACGGCTGCGCGGAGCCTGGTGCGGTGGGACTTGTCGTCGTGCCGTACTCCACCGACCGGCTCCCCTACCCGAGCGTCACGCTGGCCGCTCGTATCGCCGACCGGCTGGCCGGCGTCCTCTCGGCGCATGCCAGGCTCAGCGTCCTCTGCCCGAGATATGAGCCGATACGAGTGCACGCCGAGATCCGGCTGAGATCCGGTGTGGCGGCGGCGGAGGCGGCCGAGTCGCTCGCCGCGGTCCTGGACGCCCGACTGCACCCGGGCGGCCGGGGCTCGGCCGACTTCGGCCGCGCCTTCTACCCGTCGTCGCTCGTCGTGTTCCTGGAGGAACGCCCAGAGGTGGATCACGTGGAGGAGTTCCGCCTGCTCCCGCCGCACGACGGCGCCGCCCGGGTGAGCGTCGATCCGTGCCGCGGGCTGATCGCCTCCGGTGGGGACCATGAGCTCGTTCTCTCGGAGGCACTGACATGA
- a CDS encoding GPW/gp25 family protein, which yields MNSDYPHLGAGWRFPVTWTGGRAALTTSGEQTVAQSIGLIVRTALGERVMRPDFGADAGRHVFEPRTQQTCYRLGFEVRQALLRFEPRIIVDRVEAIPAGTDENRIDVTVEFRIDSHRRPVNLVLPFYREER from the coding sequence GTGAACTCCGACTATCCGCACCTCGGCGCCGGGTGGCGGTTTCCCGTCACCTGGACCGGAGGCAGGGCCGCCCTGACCACCAGCGGGGAACAGACGGTCGCGCAGTCGATCGGCCTGATCGTGCGCACCGCCCTCGGCGAGCGGGTGATGCGGCCGGACTTCGGGGCGGACGCGGGCAGGCACGTCTTCGAGCCACGAACCCAGCAGACGTGCTACCGGCTCGGTTTCGAGGTGCGTCAGGCGTTGCTCCGGTTCGAGCCGCGCATCATCGTCGATCGGGTCGAGGCGATCCCCGCCGGCACCGACGAGAACCGGATCGACGTGACGGTCGAGTTCCGGATCGACTCGCACCGCCGGCCGGTCAACCTCGTACTGCCCTTCTACCGGGAGGAACGATGA
- a CDS encoding PAAR domain-containing protein → MTMPPAARVTDITAHGGAVVGPGVPTVLIGGLPAAVFGDLHACPIQPGHPPSSPFTASSPTVLIAGKPALRVGDPAGCGATPVVGAPTVLVG, encoded by the coding sequence ATGACGATGCCGCCCGCCGCACGGGTCACGGACATCACGGCGCACGGTGGAGCGGTCGTCGGCCCAGGGGTACCCACGGTGCTGATCGGCGGGCTGCCCGCGGCGGTATTCGGGGACCTGCACGCCTGCCCGATCCAGCCGGGCCATCCGCCCAGCTCGCCGTTCACCGCGAGCAGCCCGACGGTGCTGATCGCCGGGAAGCCGGCGCTACGCGTGGGCGATCCGGCCGGCTGCGGCGCCACGCCCGTGGTCGGCGCCCCGACGGTGCTGGTCGGGTGA
- a CDS encoding phage baseplate assembly protein V — protein MTTPAAPATFPMDAIPDRPDFVLRLDGRDAPASLALDVLEIDVSEEVNRHGRAALLLRNWDADTRQVRYSDGLVLAAGVEIEISLGWRGKLSTVFTGVITGATARFGETAPTIEVACRTRSSLLAAVPRARVYENVTDGDVAGDIASRYGLSVAAGEGISQPQIAFAGQSDWDWLVHRAGQLGWVTYVRGTELVFGPAARPGDSGDDELTLEYGTTLRELRLTEDLAGRADPVTVSGWSPADLESVTADAGSQRAEPESDGRPVPADALGRAGWPLRERTIATAGDIPADEADRRAVAAASTEVLRRLSGTGRTLGLPRLAADGWLRITGIGDRLGGRHYVSAVRHRLGRRGYTTEFQLGYPRPLLPSPRGDVPAGAGGVGGLLLGVVTDLDDPLGWGRVKVAFPWLDQALEPVWARLVTLDAGPSQGTWFVPDIGQEVLVGHIGDDHCFPVMLGALWNGRQVPPERMDARTNEIKSVVTRSGHRLTFDDHEPGAVSLKTAGGHKLVLDDDGGTITLTEKGGAASITLGQDGVSIVAQQGDITLSAPAGAVKLAASRLSSKASGPATVESAASLELKATGSLSVSGAIVRIN, from the coding sequence ATGACCACACCGGCGGCACCGGCGACCTTCCCGATGGACGCGATCCCCGACCGTCCCGACTTCGTGCTGCGACTGGACGGCCGGGACGCTCCGGCGTCGCTCGCGCTGGACGTCCTGGAGATCGATGTCAGCGAGGAGGTCAACCGGCACGGGCGGGCCGCGCTGCTGCTGCGTAACTGGGATGCCGACACCCGCCAGGTGCGGTATTCCGACGGCCTCGTCCTGGCCGCGGGCGTCGAGATCGAGATCTCGCTTGGCTGGCGCGGGAAGCTGTCCACGGTCTTCACCGGGGTCATCACCGGCGCGACGGCGCGCTTCGGCGAAACGGCGCCGACCATCGAGGTCGCCTGCCGGACGCGCAGCTCCCTGCTCGCGGCCGTCCCCCGGGCGCGGGTTTACGAGAATGTGACAGACGGCGATGTGGCCGGCGACATCGCCTCCAGATACGGCCTGTCCGTCGCGGCGGGCGAGGGGATCAGCCAGCCCCAGATCGCCTTCGCCGGGCAGTCGGACTGGGACTGGCTCGTCCACAGAGCCGGGCAGCTCGGCTGGGTGACCTACGTGCGCGGCACCGAGTTGGTGTTCGGGCCCGCGGCCCGACCGGGCGACTCCGGCGATGATGAGCTCACCCTCGAGTACGGGACGACTCTGCGCGAGCTACGCCTCACGGAGGATCTCGCCGGGCGCGCGGATCCGGTCACGGTGAGCGGCTGGAGCCCGGCGGATCTGGAGTCGGTGACCGCCGACGCCGGCAGTCAGCGGGCCGAGCCGGAAAGCGACGGGCGGCCGGTTCCCGCCGACGCGCTGGGCCGGGCGGGCTGGCCGTTGCGCGAGCGGACGATCGCCACCGCCGGTGACATCCCCGCCGACGAGGCCGATCGGCGTGCGGTCGCCGCCGCCTCCACGGAGGTCCTGCGCCGACTGAGCGGGACCGGCCGCACGCTCGGCCTGCCGAGGCTGGCCGCGGACGGCTGGTTGCGGATCACCGGGATCGGCGACCGGCTCGGCGGCCGCCACTACGTGAGTGCGGTAAGGCACCGACTGGGACGCCGCGGGTACACCACGGAGTTCCAGCTCGGTTACCCGCGGCCGCTTCTGCCGTCGCCGCGCGGGGACGTGCCGGCGGGTGCCGGCGGCGTGGGCGGCCTGCTGCTCGGGGTGGTCACCGATCTCGACGACCCGCTCGGCTGGGGACGGGTGAAAGTGGCGTTCCCCTGGCTGGACCAGGCCCTTGAGCCGGTCTGGGCGCGCCTGGTCACGCTCGACGCGGGGCCTTCGCAGGGGACATGGTTCGTTCCCGACATCGGGCAGGAGGTGCTGGTCGGCCACATCGGCGACGATCACTGCTTCCCGGTCATGCTGGGCGCGCTCTGGAACGGGCGGCAGGTCCCGCCGGAGCGGATGGACGCGCGGACGAACGAGATCAAGTCCGTGGTCACCCGATCCGGTCACCGGCTCACCTTCGACGATCACGAGCCCGGCGCGGTCAGCCTGAAGACGGCGGGCGGCCACAAGCTCGTGCTCGACGACGACGGCGGCACGATCACGCTGACCGAGAAGGGAGGGGCGGCCTCGATCACGCTCGGGCAGGACGGTGTCTCGATCGTCGCCCAGCAGGGGGACATCACGCTGTCCGCGCCCGCGGGCGCGGTCAAGCTCGCGGCGTCACGGCTGTCGTCCAAGGCCAGCGGCCCCGCGACGGTGGAAAGTGCGGCGAGCCTGGAGCTGAAGGCCACGGGCTCGCTGTCCGTCTCCGGCGCGATAGTACGGATCAACTGA
- a CDS encoding CIS tube protein, protein MTLDENQLAKLTIEVYRDQRYTELAGIWKALFNPTELAFSRKNRYSNEQPAGASRPATSYAGGEPDQISIDFFFDGTGVVEGSQTVRARLNRLLDLTRFQSDTHMPYYVHLYWGDFTFRGVLTAAEVAYQLFDRAGEPLRARVKATFQEVIEPEDLARAERRESPDLYQTWLVSEGDTIDAIAHRVYGSPDYWRPLAAANRLVNPRRLDPGDVLMLPPKVSGKAG, encoded by the coding sequence GTGACTCTGGACGAGAACCAGCTGGCCAAGCTGACCATCGAGGTGTACCGAGACCAGCGGTACACCGAACTCGCCGGGATCTGGAAGGCCCTGTTCAATCCGACCGAGCTGGCGTTCAGTCGCAAGAACCGCTACAGCAACGAGCAGCCCGCCGGGGCGAGCCGGCCCGCCACGTCGTACGCGGGCGGCGAGCCCGACCAGATCTCGATCGACTTCTTCTTCGACGGCACCGGTGTCGTCGAGGGCTCGCAGACGGTGCGCGCGCGGCTGAACCGGCTGCTCGACCTCACCCGGTTCCAGTCCGATACGCACATGCCTTACTACGTCCACCTGTACTGGGGGGACTTCACCTTCCGGGGGGTGCTGACCGCGGCGGAGGTCGCCTACCAGCTCTTCGACCGGGCGGGAGAGCCGTTGCGGGCCAGGGTGAAGGCCACCTTCCAGGAGGTGATCGAGCCCGAGGACCTGGCCCGCGCCGAGCGCCGGGAGTCGCCGGACCTGTACCAGACGTGGCTGGTCAGCGAAGGCGACACCATCGACGCGATCGCGCACCGCGTGTACGGCTCGCCCGATTACTGGCGGCCGCTCGCGGCGGCGAACCGGCTGGTCAACCCGCGTCGCCTGGATCCGGGCGACGTGCTCATGCTGCCGCCCAAGGTCTCGGGGAAGGCGGGGTGA